Proteins from a single region of Patescibacteria group bacterium:
- a CDS encoding SpoIID/LytB domain-containing protein: MTIFSGLLNYKKMICQKKNYWRKCSRTILIALVFIGQIFFVNLNLVQAASYRAGIVVYSPKQKITLKAGIVAKLRINYINNGTASWLNSGTSAVKLKTDSTGKSFVHSQWISSTYPTKLYYPKVGPGQSIWFDVPIITPKTNGTYPFNLSLIAGSTTISGSTATFTITITGGKAPSTTNNSAPSQSTTMNGLNEVLQITEQQKTNLPITVEPNISSGYQVKFNGQAVDVNKLGSRFQVDYNFSLKKYFINDQNGQRILMTDQSIEFVPTNGTDQLKLTAGSSYNFCGYLKFVYQSTNSRLSILTNTAESCYPKLIAPVPTISPIPQPEVWWQAISADTSATSDFRFEQEPIIKVGLLYQTADSQANLPFKIHTLNNKPYELRDDNNNLLTMATTGDTLTVDFDFILNKTFVDSNGVRLFLTDSPLHFVAREPETIFEISSWKNGPFWGMNVNDNDYRGNLIVEYNPNTERFWLINEIGMEEYLRGNSEIWDTWPTEMLKAQIIAARTYALFRYINPKYTNSPSADDDPIFTVRSTQADQVYRGYQGELRNPNIVQAASDTRAMIATYNNDPILAYYFAQTNGRTRDSVSAGMTRAPVDYLKGVIDPPGEGLTLKGHGVGLPQVGGKVAAQQGANFAQILKYYYQGIQIKKLYP, encoded by the coding sequence TTGACAATCTTCTCTGGTTTGTTAAATTATAAAAAGATGATTTGCCAAAAGAAAAATTACTGGAGGAAGTGCTCGAGAACGATATTAATCGCTCTTGTTTTTATTGGTCAAATATTTTTTGTTAATTTAAATTTGGTTCAAGCTGCTTCTTATAGAGCCGGCATCGTAGTTTATTCGCCAAAACAAAAAATAACCCTAAAGGCCGGTATTGTGGCCAAATTAAGAATTAACTACATTAATAATGGCACTGCGAGTTGGCTTAACTCTGGCACCAGCGCTGTTAAATTGAAAACCGATTCCACCGGTAAAAGCTTTGTCCATTCACAGTGGATATCATCAACCTATCCAACCAAACTTTATTATCCAAAAGTTGGCCCAGGGCAAAGTATTTGGTTTGATGTTCCCATTATCACGCCCAAAACCAACGGCACTTATCCATTTAACTTATCACTAATCGCCGGCTCAACGACTATCAGTGGCAGCACGGCTACTTTTACAATCACCATAACTGGCGGCAAGGCTCCTTCAACTACTAATAATAGCGCACCGAGCCAGTCCACGACCATGAACGGCTTAAACGAGGTTTTACAAATAACCGAACAACAAAAAACCAACCTGCCTATCACCGTCGAACCAAATATTTCTTCTGGTTATCAGGTTAAGTTTAACGGACAAGCTGTTGATGTTAATAAGCTCGGTTCGCGCTTCCAGGTCGATTATAATTTTTCGCTAAAAAAATATTTTATCAATGACCAAAACGGACAACGAATCTTAATGACTGACCAATCCATTGAATTTGTCCCAACTAATGGGACTGATCAATTGAAATTAACAGCTGGTTCTTCTTATAACTTTTGTGGTTATTTAAAATTTGTCTATCAATCTACCAATTCGAGACTATCCATTTTAACCAATACAGCCGAGTCATGTTATCCTAAATTAATCGCTCCTGTGCCAACAATAAGCCCAATCCCTCAGCCGGAAGTTTGGTGGCAAGCTATTAGTGCCGACACAAGCGCTACAAGCGATTTTCGCTTTGAGCAAGAGCCGATCATAAAAGTTGGCTTACTTTATCAAACCGCTGACTCTCAAGCGAATTTGCCGTTTAAAATTCATACGCTTAATAACAAGCCATACGAACTTAGAGACGATAATAATAATTTATTGACTATGGCCACAACTGGAGACACCTTGACTGTTGATTTTGATTTTATATTAAATAAAACATTTGTTGATTCAAATGGCGTTAGATTATTCTTAACCGATTCGCCGCTTCATTTTGTCGCTAGAGAACCCGAAACTATTTTTGAAATCTCTTCATGGAAAAATGGCCCGTTCTGGGGCATGAATGTCAATGACAATGACTATCGCGGCAATCTAATTGTTGAGTATAATCCGAATACGGAAAGATTTTGGCTAATTAACGAAATCGGCATGGAAGAATATTTGCGCGGCAACAGCGAAATTTGGGACACTTGGCCCACTGAAATGTTAAAAGCACAAATAATTGCCGCGCGAACCTATGCGCTCTTTAGATACATCAATCCAAAATATACTAATTCGCCATCGGCCGATGATGATCCGATTTTTACCGTGCGCTCTACGCAAGCCGATCAGGTTTATCGCGGCTATCAGGGAGAATTGCGCAATCCAAACATCGTTCAAGCCGCCTCTGACACGCGCGCCATGATTGCTACTTATAATAACGATCCTATCTTGGCTTATTATTTTGCCCAAACTAACGGACGAACCCGCGATTCGGTTTCGGCTGGCATGACGCGGGCACCAGTTGACTATTTAAAAGGCGTCATTGATCCGCCAGGCGAGGGCCTAACCCTAAAAGGACACGGCGTAGGACTACCGCAAGTAGGCGGCAAGGTGGCAGCTCAACAAGGAGCAAATTTTGCCCAAATTTTAAAATATTATTATCAAGGCATTCAAATTAAAAAGCTCTATCCATAA